A single window of Vallitalea okinawensis DNA harbors:
- the hydF gene encoding [FeFe] hydrogenase H-cluster maturation GTPase HydF, producing the protein MSLNNAPRSSRVHIALFGKRNAGKSSIINALTNQSIAIVSEVKGTTTDPVYKSMEILPIGPCVIIDTAGLDDIGGLGDLRIQKTMEVLGKADVALYAVDASVGITAEDEEALKKIREKKIPTVIVINKEDLKECSEEVIKELKTQFKMPVISVSALNKKGINALKEQIIKLLPDDEEKFKILGDLINPGDFVVLVTPIDKAAPKGRLILPQQQTIRDILESDAMAVVTKEFELKETLENLGKKPKLVVTDSQAFLKVAADTPKDILMTSFSILFARHKGDLVELIKGAKAIKNLKDGDKILVSEGCTHHRQSDDIGSVKIPRWLRQSTGKQLAFDYTSGSGFPDNVEDYTLIVHCGGCMLNRRGMLTRIQGAKEVGVPMVNYGVLIAYVQGILDRALDPFPLAKMIWEE; encoded by the coding sequence ATGAGTTTAAATAATGCACCCAGATCGTCAAGGGTCCATATCGCTTTATTTGGGAAGAGGAATGCAGGGAAGTCAAGTATCATTAATGCTTTGACCAATCAGAGTATTGCCATTGTATCAGAGGTGAAAGGTACCACCACAGATCCAGTCTATAAATCAATGGAGATTTTACCTATTGGTCCTTGTGTTATCATTGATACAGCAGGTTTGGATGATATAGGGGGATTGGGTGATCTTAGAATACAGAAAACCATGGAGGTTTTAGGTAAAGCCGATGTGGCACTATATGCTGTTGATGCTTCTGTTGGTATAACTGCTGAAGATGAAGAAGCCTTAAAGAAAATACGTGAGAAAAAAATACCTACGGTTATAGTCATCAATAAAGAAGACTTAAAAGAATGCTCCGAGGAAGTAATCAAAGAATTAAAGACTCAATTTAAAATGCCTGTTATCTCAGTATCAGCACTGAATAAGAAGGGAATTAATGCTTTAAAAGAGCAGATCATTAAGCTATTACCCGATGACGAAGAAAAGTTTAAGATATTAGGTGACTTGATTAATCCAGGTGATTTTGTCGTATTGGTTACACCAATAGATAAAGCAGCACCAAAGGGACGTTTAATATTACCACAACAGCAAACCATTCGTGATATTTTAGAAAGTGATGCCATGGCAGTAGTAACAAAAGAATTTGAGCTGAAAGAAACCCTAGAAAACTTGGGTAAAAAACCAAAGCTGGTTGTTACGGATTCACAGGCTTTCTTAAAAGTTGCTGCAGACACACCTAAGGATATATTAATGACATCTTTCTCTATCCTATTTGCTCGTCACAAAGGAGATTTAGTAGAACTCATTAAAGGGGCTAAGGCTATTAAAAATCTAAAAGACGGAGACAAAATATTGGTTTCTGAAGGATGTACTCATCACCGTCAATCCGACGATATTGGAAGTGTGAAAATACCAAGATGGTTAAGACAATCAACGGGTAAACAGTTAGCATTTGATTATACTTCTGGAAGTGGTTTTCCTGATAATGTAGAGGATTATACACTCATTGTACACTGTGGAGGTTGCATGCTAAATCGAAGAGGTATGCTGACGCGTATTCAGGGAGCCAAAGAGGTAGGTGTACCTATGGTCAACTATGGGGTTTTAATTGCCTATGTTCAAGGTATACTGGATAGAGCTCTAGATCCATTTCCATTAGCCAAAATGATTTGGGAGGAATAA
- a CDS encoding aminotransferase class I/II-fold pyridoxal phosphate-dependent enzyme: protein MDQTLYDHLMDYSEIYPMHMPGHKMGRLGSLKNLYTIDVTEVDGTDNLHAPSGVIKIAQEKAAILFGAEKSFFLVNGSTVGLMAAITAVCGEGDSLIVARNCHRSVYDGLITTGVNPIYIYPKIINKNGLVGGIDPEEVRSMIQQNPNAKGLVLTSPTYEGFTSDIRKIAEILHANNKVLIVDEAHGAHFVMHQEFPETALSQGADIVIQSIHKTLPSLTQSAILHINNSGVNENKIQSALRLYETSSPSYVLMTSLDNCRHLLERDGKALFQQYVKNLKTIRKQLKTLKHLQLMDNELISCSNIVDMDMTKILISTMDTNLTGIELEKMLRTDYHIQTEMATDSMVIAMSTVADSEKALNALYDALQAIDDGLKHKQVKDDINYRQPIQPIIKLTPRKAYFADTERASLHEARGAISGDYMIPYPPGIPVVAPGEVITDEIVDCLKDNLIKGINILGRDDIKIIKREVNA from the coding sequence ATGGATCAGACGCTTTATGACCATCTAATGGATTATAGCGAAATATACCCCATGCATATGCCAGGTCATAAAATGGGGAGATTAGGCAGCCTTAAGAACTTATATACAATTGATGTGACAGAAGTAGATGGAACAGATAATCTTCATGCGCCTTCAGGAGTCATTAAGATTGCTCAAGAAAAGGCAGCTATTTTATTTGGAGCTGAAAAGAGCTTTTTTCTTGTAAATGGTTCAACGGTTGGGCTCATGGCAGCTATAACTGCTGTATGTGGAGAAGGAGATTCATTAATAGTTGCTAGGAATTGTCACCGAAGTGTCTATGATGGTCTAATAACAACAGGTGTTAATCCTATATATATATATCCAAAGATTATTAATAAGAATGGCTTAGTTGGAGGTATTGATCCAGAAGAAGTCAGATCAATGATACAGCAAAACCCAAATGCGAAAGGACTGGTACTAACAAGTCCAACATATGAGGGATTCACTTCCGATATTAGGAAGATAGCTGAAATACTACATGCAAACAATAAAGTGCTAATCGTGGATGAAGCACACGGCGCACATTTTGTTATGCATCAAGAGTTTCCGGAGACAGCTTTGAGTCAAGGTGCGGATATTGTTATTCAAAGTATCCATAAAACATTACCATCACTGACGCAAAGTGCTATTCTGCATATCAATAACAGTGGTGTCAATGAAAACAAAATACAAAGTGCTTTACGACTTTATGAAACCAGTAGCCCTTCTTATGTGTTGATGACTAGCTTAGATAACTGTAGGCACTTATTAGAGCGCGACGGTAAGGCGTTATTTCAACAATATGTAAAGAACCTCAAGACAATAAGAAAGCAATTAAAGACTTTAAAGCATCTTCAACTAATGGATAATGAGCTCATTAGTTGTAGTAATATTGTAGATATGGATATGACAAAGATACTGATTAGTACCATGGATACTAATTTGACTGGAATAGAATTAGAAAAGATGTTAAGAACAGATTATCATATACAGACTGAAATGGCCACAGATAGTATGGTAATAGCTATGAGTACTGTTGCTGATAGTGAAAAGGCATTAAACGCATTATACGATGCATTACAGGCTATTGATGATGGATTAAAGCATAAACAAGTCAAAGACGATATAAACTATAGACAACCTATTCAACCGATAATAAAACTAACGCCTCGTAAAGCTTATTTTGCTGATACAGAAAGAGCATCTCTTCATGAAGCAAGAGGAGCTATAAGTGGTGATTATATGATACCTTATCCACCAGGGATTCCTGTAGTAGCGCCTGGTGAGGTCATAACAGATGAAATTGTAGACTGTTTAAAGGATAATCTAATAAAAGGTATCAATATTTTGGGAAGAGATGACATAAAAATAATAAAAAGAGAGGTTAATGCATGA
- the tmk gene encoding dTMP kinase has protein sequence MKGRFITIEGPDGSGKTTQINLLKDYLEKEGYHVHLTREPGGTVISEKIRNLILSPENHDMCNMTEALLYAASRAQHVEQKIKPLLEQGEVVICDRFVDSSVVYQGVARNLGIDNIEAINSFATAGLVPDITFLLYIDAEEGIKRKSEQQTLDRLEGEKIEFHQTVCDGYKILAKKHADRIQFIDASKNIEDIHKEVLKLLETVL, from the coding sequence ATGAAGGGACGATTTATTACTATAGAAGGACCCGATGGTTCAGGAAAGACTACACAAATCAATTTACTAAAGGACTACTTAGAAAAAGAAGGATACCATGTTCATCTAACTCGAGAGCCCGGTGGTACTGTAATCAGTGAGAAGATAAGAAATCTTATTTTATCACCAGAAAATCATGACATGTGTAATATGACAGAAGCACTTCTCTATGCAGCCTCAAGAGCACAGCACGTTGAGCAGAAGATAAAACCTTTATTAGAACAAGGTGAAGTCGTCATATGTGACCGATTTGTTGATTCCAGTGTTGTTTATCAAGGTGTAGCCAGAAATCTTGGAATTGATAACATTGAAGCCATAAACAGTTTTGCTACAGCAGGTTTAGTTCCTGATATTACATTTTTACTCTACATCGATGCTGAAGAAGGTATTAAGAGGAAGTCTGAACAGCAGACCTTGGACCGCCTTGAAGGAGAAAAGATTGAGTTTCATCAAACAGTATGTGATGGCTACAAAATTTTAGCCAAGAAGCACGCTGACCGTATTCAGTTTATAGATGCATCCAAGAACATTGAAGATATTCATAAAGAGGTATTAAAACTACTCGAAACCGTATTATAA
- a CDS encoding cyclic-di-AMP receptor produces MKLVLAVIHDEDSAKLSHALSNNGFQTTKLASTGGFLKQGNTTMMVGVPKEKVDEVIDIIKEECTTRKQLTLDHHSGLPSGRVPYPVEVVVGGATVFVLDVDQFLKI; encoded by the coding sequence ATGAAATTAGTATTAGCTGTTATTCATGATGAAGATTCAGCAAAATTATCTCATGCATTAAGTAATAATGGTTTTCAAACAACTAAACTTGCTAGCACAGGTGGATTTTTAAAGCAAGGGAACACAACAATGATGGTTGGTGTACCTAAAGAAAAAGTAGATGAAGTTATTGATATTATTAAAGAAGAGTGTACAACACGCAAACAGTTAACATTAGATCACCATAGTGGGTTACCATCAGGAAGAGTTCCTTATCCTGTTGAGGTTGTAGTAGGCGGTGCTACAGTATTTGTTCTTGATGTAGACCAGTTCCTAAAAATATAA
- a CDS encoding YaaR family protein, giving the protein MDLKVNQIKMPDINSVRATQETDKTKDFKFTLLSKIEEEQLQARLDQILRDIQVQGQKIVDHMDIRDMKQYRLLITEFMNEVVYRSHKFSRENFLDRRGRHRVYGIVKLVNEHLDELAKELLSEEKKQISILDKIGQIKGLLLDLLA; this is encoded by the coding sequence ATGGATCTTAAAGTAAACCAGATAAAAATGCCTGACATCAATAGTGTTAGAGCAACTCAAGAAACGGATAAAACAAAAGATTTTAAATTTACTTTGCTGAGTAAAATAGAGGAAGAACAACTTCAAGCTAGATTAGATCAAATTCTCAGAGACATACAAGTGCAAGGACAAAAGATAGTCGACCATATGGATATACGTGATATGAAACAATACCGTTTACTCATAACAGAATTTATGAATGAAGTGGTTTATCGCTCACATAAATTTTCGAGAGAGAACTTCTTAGATAGAAGAGGACGACATAGGGTCTATGGTATTGTAAAACTTGTTAATGAGCATTTAGATGAATTAGCCAAAGAACTACTTAGCGAAGAAAAAAAACAGATTTCTATTTTGGATAAGATAGGGCAAATTAAAGGGCTTTTACTAGACCTTTTAGCTTAA
- a CDS encoding DNA polymerase III subunit → MFTFEDIIGYEDIKKHLQNSIRLNRLSHAYIIEGLEGSGKKLIAGTIAKTLQCEEKGDTPCNTCISCTTFDSGNHPDVIYVEQMKKKSIGVEEIRKQVQDTIDIKPYKYPYKIYIIDRAEKLTEQAQNALLKTIEEPPGYAMILLLTKNSNSFLPTILSRCVLLNLRPQSFDIIKDYLIKSEGVPDYQADIYAQFSNGSIGLAKKLAISEEFVSMKEEMISLLTTLKTINKVERMNQYKELEKYKDQIQSILDFMTIWYRDILFYKELGDTGYIMNKDNIDLIKEQSHGTYESILNNLQLIEETKYKLRRNTNFQLTMEILLLNLK, encoded by the coding sequence ATGTTTACCTTTGAAGATATAATCGGTTATGAAGATATAAAGAAACACTTGCAAAACTCAATCCGATTAAATAGATTATCACATGCCTATATTATAGAAGGGTTAGAAGGTAGTGGTAAGAAGCTTATTGCTGGTACGATTGCTAAAACCCTTCAATGCGAGGAAAAGGGAGATACACCCTGTAATACATGTATATCTTGTACAACTTTTGATTCTGGCAATCATCCTGATGTGATTTATGTGGAGCAAATGAAAAAAAAATCTATCGGGGTCGAAGAGATCAGAAAACAAGTTCAAGACACCATTGATATTAAACCTTATAAGTATCCGTATAAGATTTATATTATCGATAGGGCAGAAAAGTTAACAGAGCAAGCACAGAATGCCTTATTGAAGACCATAGAAGAACCACCAGGCTATGCAATGATTCTACTGTTAACAAAGAATAGCAACAGCTTTTTACCCACTATATTATCACGATGTGTGCTATTAAATTTACGTCCCCAATCCTTTGATATCATTAAAGATTACTTGATTAAAAGTGAAGGAGTGCCAGATTATCAAGCAGATATATACGCTCAATTTTCAAATGGGTCCATTGGTTTAGCGAAAAAACTGGCTATATCAGAAGAATTTGTTTCCATGAAAGAAGAAATGATCAGTTTGTTAACTACTCTAAAGACCATCAATAAGGTTGAACGGATGAATCAATATAAGGAACTAGAAAAATATAAAGATCAAATTCAATCGATATTAGATTTTATGACAATTTGGTATAGAGATATTCTATTTTATAAGGAACTTGGGGATACTGGCTATATAATGAATAAAGACAACATAGATCTGATTAAAGAACAAAGTCATGGAACTTATGAAAGTATATTAAATAATTTACAGTTAATTGAGGAAACAAAATATAAGTTAAGGCGAAATACAAATTTTCAATTAACCATGGAAATACTATTACTAAATCTCAAGTGA
- a CDS encoding PSP1 domain-containing protein: MVTVIGVRFRKAGKIYYFDGAGKLIKRGDHVIVETARGIEYGAVVIGPRLVEEKELVLPLKKVIRVSNQEDDDKNEENQRKEKKAFDTCLEKITKHGLDMKLIDVEYTFDNNKVLFYFTAEGRIDFRELVKDLASVFKTRIELRQIGVRDETKMCGGIGVCGMKLCCSSFLTEFQPVSIKMAKEQNLSLNPNKISGVCGRLMCCLKYEESTYEELNRKLPVNGDSVDTPDGRGEVQHINVIRQMVKVIIRKKDKDETEIRDYHVDDIKILRRKKGCKSCGRHNNSNVEVIDAAEEKALKELDNERIGNSIEGGK, translated from the coding sequence ATGGTAACTGTAATTGGTGTACGATTTAGAAAAGCCGGCAAGATCTATTACTTTGATGGCGCTGGAAAATTGATAAAAAGAGGCGATCATGTTATTGTTGAGACTGCCAGAGGAATTGAGTATGGAGCAGTTGTAATCGGTCCCCGTTTAGTGGAGGAAAAGGAATTAGTCCTTCCCCTTAAGAAAGTCATTCGTGTATCGAATCAAGAGGATGATGATAAGAATGAAGAAAATCAAAGAAAAGAGAAAAAAGCTTTTGATACATGTCTTGAAAAGATAACAAAGCATGGTTTAGATATGAAATTGATTGATGTGGAATATACTTTTGATAATAATAAAGTACTATTTTACTTTACAGCAGAAGGTCGTATAGATTTTAGAGAGCTGGTTAAAGATCTAGCCTCTGTATTTAAAACCCGTATTGAATTAAGACAAATTGGTGTTAGAGATGAAACAAAAATGTGTGGTGGAATAGGTGTCTGTGGTATGAAACTTTGTTGCTCTTCATTTCTAACAGAATTCCAACCTGTTTCAATCAAGATGGCAAAAGAGCAAAACCTATCATTAAATCCTAACAAGATTTCTGGTGTATGCGGAAGACTGATGTGTTGTCTTAAGTACGAAGAAAGCACTTATGAAGAGCTTAATAGAAAGCTGCCTGTCAACGGTGATTCAGTCGACACACCAGATGGTAGAGGTGAAGTACAGCACATCAATGTCATTAGACAAATGGTTAAGGTTATTATCCGTAAAAAGGATAAAGATGAAACTGAGATTAGAGATTATCATGTTGACGATATTAAAATATTGAGACGTAAAAAAGGTTGTAAAAGTTGTGGACGTCACAACAACTCAAATGTTGAAGTTATCGATGCAGCTGAAGAAAAGGCATTAAAAGAATTAGATAATGAACGCATTGGTAATAGCATTGAAGGCGGAAAATAG
- a CDS encoding tRNA1(Val) (adenine(37)-N6)-methyltransferase — MIHIKDEERLDELHRKGYKIIQHPKKFCFGMDAILLSGFAEVTEEQKVLDLGTGTGIIPILLEAKTKGSRFIGLEIQKDSAEMAKRSVTLNGLDDKVSIIQGDIKEATKLFDPSSFDVVTSNPPYMNSGKGLTNDSTPKAIARHEILCSLEDVIKAAASLVKVSGSFYMVHRPHRLVDIMDLLRKYHLEPKRMRMVHPFIDKEPNMVLIQAIRRGKPMLKVDPPLIVYEEVGVYTDEIYDIYGMTRTD; from the coding sequence ATGATCCACATAAAAGATGAAGAACGGCTGGATGAATTACATCGTAAAGGTTACAAAATAATCCAACATCCCAAGAAATTTTGTTTTGGAATGGATGCCATTTTGCTATCTGGGTTCGCAGAAGTTACTGAAGAGCAAAAAGTTCTAGATTTGGGGACAGGAACAGGTATTATTCCCATACTTCTAGAAGCAAAAACCAAAGGAAGTCGTTTTATCGGATTAGAAATTCAAAAAGACAGTGCGGAAATGGCCAAAAGAAGTGTTACCCTAAATGGGTTAGACGACAAAGTATCTATCATCCAAGGTGATATAAAAGAGGCCACTAAGCTATTTGATCCTTCTAGCTTTGATGTTGTTACATCTAATCCACCTTATATGAACAGTGGTAAAGGACTCACCAATGATTCTACACCAAAAGCTATAGCAAGACATGAGATACTCTGTTCTTTAGAAGATGTTATTAAGGCTGCCGCATCACTGGTTAAAGTATCAGGAAGTTTCTATATGGTGCACCGACCTCATCGCCTAGTGGATATTATGGATCTCTTAAGAAAGTATCATCTTGAGCCTAAACGTATGCGTATGGTTCATCCTTTCATTGATAAGGAACCTAATATGGTGCTGATTCAAGCTATTAGACGAGGTAAACCTATGTTGAAGGTTGACCCACCATTAATCGTATATGAAGAAGTGGGTGTTTATACAGATGAGATATACGATATATACGGTATGACAAGGACTGATTAA
- a CDS encoding glycerol-3-phosphate responsive antiterminator: MNTKEIYERLEINPIIAAIRYKEDLVHIHDKDVNVVFILHSDILSVGKMVKELKELDKVVFIHLDFIEGLGKDQKALEFICRVVKPHGIISTRSSAIKYGKEMGIFTIQRFFLVDSLSCDTTIRTIRSVKPDLVELMPGVLPKTIKKISHEIRTPIIAGGLINDKEDIIEVLKAGALGVSMGNYELWEI; encoded by the coding sequence ATGAATACCAAAGAAATATACGAAAGATTAGAAATAAATCCCATTATTGCAGCTATACGTTACAAGGAAGATTTAGTTCATATACATGATAAAGATGTTAACGTGGTCTTCATATTACATTCAGATATTCTGAGTGTCGGCAAGATGGTTAAAGAGTTGAAAGAATTGGATAAAGTGGTATTTATTCATCTTGACTTTATAGAGGGACTGGGGAAAGATCAAAAAGCACTTGAGTTTATTTGCAGGGTGGTAAAGCCACACGGAATAATCAGTACCAGGAGCAGTGCTATAAAGTATGGAAAAGAGATGGGTATCTTTACCATCCAAAGGTTTTTTCTTGTAGATAGCCTTTCCTGTGATACCACTATTAGGACCATAAGATCGGTGAAACCAGATTTGGTAGAACTAATGCCAGGAGTCCTTCCAAAGACTATAAAAAAAATAAGCCATGAGATAAGGACGCCTATCATTGCTGGTGGTCTCATCAATGATAAAGAGGACATTATAGAGGTGCTGAAGGCTGGTGCATTAGGTGTATCAATGGGTAATTATGAACTGTGGGAAATATAA